A window of Enterobacter ludwigii genomic DNA:
TGGGCTGGGTGGTGCAGTTTTTACTGCTCTGTTTCTTCTTTGGCCTGAACTACTACAGCGTAAAAACGTTCGCACGCTCCAACAACATCATCAGTATTCTGAAGTTTCTGGTGCCGCTGGCGGTTGTCGTCACCCTGTTTACCTTTTTCAAACCTGAAAACCTGCACGTTCAGGGGATTGCGCCGTTTGGTATGTCAGGCGTTGAGGCGGCGATCAGCGCCGGGGGGATTATTTTTGCCTACCTGGGGCTGACACCGATTATCTCTGTGGCGAGCGAAGTACAAAATCCGCAGCGGACCATCCCGGTTGCGCTGATTTTATCGGTGGTGCTGTCGACGATTATCTATGTGCTGCTGCAACTGGCGTTTCTTGGCAGTATTCCAACCGGGATGCTCGGCAGCGGCTGGGCGGAGATCAGCAAACAGTTCTCGCTGCCTTATCGCGATATCGCCATTACGCTCGGTATGGGCTGGCTGGCATTTATGGTGGTGTGCGATGCGATTGTCTCCCCGAGCGGCACCGGCAATATCTATATGAACGCGACGCCGCGCGTGATTTACGGCTGGGCGAAAGCGGGGACGTTCTTTAAGGCGTTTACCCACATTGATAAAGAGTCCGGCATTCCGCGTCCGGCGCTGTGGCTGACCTTCGCCATGTCTATCTTCTGGACGCTACCGTTCCCGTCCTGGGAGCAGTTGATTAGCGTGGTGTCGGCGGCGCTGGTGTTGAGCTATGCCATTGCCCCTGTCACGGCGGCGGGGCTGCGCCGTAATGCGCCCGATCTGCCGCGCCCGTTCCGCGTGCGTGCCTTCGGGATTATCGGCCCGGTGTCGTTTGTGATTTCAGCCCTGATTGTCTTCTGGTCTGGCTGGGGGACGCTGTCATGGCTGCTGGGGTTGCAGATTGTGATGTTCGTGGTCTACGTGCTGTGCAAAGCAAAAGTGCCTGTCCACACCGTGAGTCTGGCGCAGCAGGTGAAATCGTCCCTGTGGCTCATCGCTTTCTACGCGCTGATTATGCTGTTCTCGTGGCTGGGCAGTTTTGGCGGCACAGGGGTGATTGGTCATCCGTGGGATACGGTGGTGGTGGCGGTGATGTCGCTGGGCATTTACTACTGGGGCGAGCGAACCTGTCTGCCACAGGCTAACTTTACCGGAGACGAAGAAGAGTAGAGGAGTGGGTCATGGAGATGGTAAACCTCTCGTTAACAGAGGCTTATGCGCTGGCATTTAACGTGCTGCGCGGGAACGGATTCAGCGAGGCGCACGCCGCCGCGGTGGCGAAAAACGTCACCCACGGCGAGCGCGATGGCTGCGCCTCGCACGGTTTGTGGCGGTTGCTGGGTATTGTCGAAACGCTGCGTAAAGGGAAGGTGTCACCAGACGCAGAGCCGGCGATCGCCGATATCGCACCCGCCATCGTGAAAGCGGACGCTGGTGGGGCATTTTCCCTGCTGGCGTTCGAACGTGCGCTGCCGCTGCTGATAGAAAAGGCGCGACACGGTGGTATCGCCGCGCTGGCGATTAACCGCTGCGTGCACTTTTCTGCCCTGTTTGCGGACGTTGAACCGCTGACGGAGGCCGGCCTGGTGGCGCTGGCGACCACGCCGAGCCATGCGTGGGTCGCCCCTGCGGGCGGCACGCAACCGCTGTTTGGCACGAACCCGATTGCTTTTGGCTGGCCACGCGGCGATAAGCCGCCGTTTATTTTTGATATGGCCACCAGCGCGGCGGCGCGGGGTGAAATCCAGCTGCATCAGCGCGCGGGTAAACCCGTGCCGGAAGGATGGGGGATCGATGCTCAGGGCAAACCGACGACCGATGCACAGGCTATTCTCGACGGCGCGATGTTGACCTTCGGTGGACATAAAGGATCGGTGCTGGCGGCGATGGTGGAGCTGCTTGCCGGGCCGCTGATCGGTGATATGACCAGTGCGGAATCGCTGGCGTGGGATGAGGGCGCAGGCGGCCTGCCTTACGGCGGTGAACTGATTCTGGCGCTCGACCCGACGCGTTTTTTGGGGAATGACGCCGCGGCCCATCTGGCCCGCGCCGAGACACTCTTCAGCGGGATGACGCAGCAGGGGGCCCGATTGCCGGGAGAGCGCCGCTATCAATCTCGTGAGCGCGCAAACCGTAATGGCCTGGAGATAACCCTCACACTTTTCAATGACATATCTGAGCTGCTGAAATCATCATCGTGATCATCAACACAAGAGGAGGGAAATAGTCCCTCTTCTCAGTACGTTTTTCGTAAAGTTTTCCCTTTCCAGGCCGAAAATTCTGTTATCTGTCTGAAGGAAAGAGAAAACATGTTAAACCGTATCAAGATTGTCACCAGCCTAATGCTGGTTTTAGCGATATTTGGCCTTTTACAACTCACATCCGGTGTTCTTTTCTTTAACGCTCTGAAGAATGACAAAGAGAACTTCACCGTCCTGCAAACCATTCGCCAGCAACAATCCACGCTGAACGGCAGCTGGGTGGCGTTGCTGCAAACCCGTAATACCCTGAACCGTGCGGGCATCCGCTATATGATGGATCAGAGCAATATCGGCAGCGGCGCGACCGTTAACGATTTGATGCAAATCGCGTCTGCGTCTCTGAAACAGGCGGAAAAAAACTGGGCTGACTATGAAGCCCTGCCGCGCGACTCGCGTCAAAGTGATGCAGACGCGATGGAAATCAAACGTAACTACGATATCTATCACGGTGCGCTGGCGGAGCTGATTCAGCTGCTGGGCGCAGGTAAAATCAACGCCTTCTTTGACCAGCCGACTCAGAGCTATCAGGACGGTTTTGAGAAGCAGTACGTAAACTACCTGCAGCAGAACGACAAGCTGTACAAGACCGCCGTTGAGGACAGCAACAGCTCTTACTCTCAGGCTATCTGGGTGCTGATTAGCGTATTGGTTGCCGTTCTGGTGGTGATTGTCGCCGTCTGGCTGGGTATCAAACAGGCGCTGATCTCTCCGTTGAACCGTCTCATCGACAGCATTCGCCATATCGCCAGCGGCGACCTGGTGAAGCGCATTGATGTGGAAGGCTCCAACGAGATGGGCGAACTGGCCGATTCACTGCGTCATATGCAGGGTGAGCTGGTGCGTACCGTTGGCGACGTGCGTAATGGCGCGAACGCCATTTACAGCGGTGCGAGCGAAATCGCGATGGGCAACAACGATCTCTCCTCCCGTACCGAGCAGCAGGCGGCTTCTCTGGAAGAGACCGCTGCCAGTATGGAACAGCTGACGGCAACCGTTAAGCAGAACGCCGAAAACGCCCGTCAGGCAAGCCATCTGGCGCTAAGTGCGTCTGAAACGGCGCAGAAAGGCGGTAAAGTGGTGGATAACGTGGTGCAAACCATGCGTGACATCGCCGGAAGTTCGCAGAAAATTGCCGACATTATCAGCGTAATTGACGGCATTGCTTTCCAGACCAACATTCTGGCACTGAACGCGGCGGTAGAAGCGGCGCGTGCGGGCGAGCAGGGCCGTGGCTTTGCGGTGGTGGCAGGTGAAGTTCGTAACCTGGCGCAGCGCAGCGCCCAGGCGGCACGTGAAATTAAGAGCCTGATTGAAGACTCTGTTGGCCGTGTGGAAGTGGGCTCTACCCTGGTAGAAAGCGCCGGTGAAACCATGGGCGAGATCGTTAATGCAGTCACTCGCGTTACCGACATTATGGGTGAAATCGCCTCTGCGTCAGACGAGCAGAGCCGCGGTATTGACCAGGTGGGTCTGGCAGTCGCAGAGATGGATCGTGTGACCCAGCAGAACGCCTCGCTGGTGGAAGAGTCTGCTGCGGCCGCGGCCGCGCTGGAAGAGCAGGCGAGCCGTCTGACTCAGGCTGTGGCGGTGTTCCGCATTCAGCAGGAGCAGATGAAAGCGCGCGAGTTCGCTGCGGCTAAAGCGGTTTCCACGCCGGTGATGGCGCGTAAAACCGCGACTGCCGATTCAGGCGATAACTGGGAAACGTTCTAATTAAGTGACAGGCGCATGGCACAGCGGGATTCATACGCTAAGCCATGCGCCGCTTCATCCTCTCTTTTCTGACGCAGTTCTGGCGTTAGCTCAGCAATTTGTTCAAATCCCAACCGCGCATAGAACGGCGCATTCCACGGGACGTCCCGGAACGTCGTTAACGTCAGCGACGTTAGCCCTAGCTTACGGGCATGGTCAGCCACACAGGCGATGAGCTGTCGGCCAATCCCTTTTCCCTGCCAGTCCAGATCAACCGAAAGCTCCACGATAAACAGCGATGAAGAGTGTGCTTCGGTGAGGATAAACCCCACGGGGCGGTCATTCGCCAGCGCCAGCCAGCTTTGCCCGCGTTCGGCATACTCAAGATGCTGCTCAGCGGAAATGACCTCACCCTCGGCAAGCCAGGCGAGCTCCGGATAGCGTCGAAAACGTTCCCCCGCCGCGCGTTCAATGGCGGGCAGGGCGTAAACGTCGTCACAGCGAGTTGGCCGAACGGTTATGTTAAGGGGGACGGTCATTAGCCTGCATTACTCACAATTTTAATTTCGACCATACCTACCCCCAGCTGACGCGGTGAAT
This region includes:
- a CDS encoding Ldh family oxidoreductase produces the protein MEMVNLSLTEAYALAFNVLRGNGFSEAHAAAVAKNVTHGERDGCASHGLWRLLGIVETLRKGKVSPDAEPAIADIAPAIVKADAGGAFSLLAFERALPLLIEKARHGGIAALAINRCVHFSALFADVEPLTEAGLVALATTPSHAWVAPAGGTQPLFGTNPIAFGWPRGDKPPFIFDMATSAAARGEIQLHQRAGKPVPEGWGIDAQGKPTTDAQAILDGAMLTFGGHKGSVLAAMVELLAGPLIGDMTSAESLAWDEGAGGLPYGGELILALDPTRFLGNDAAAHLARAETLFSGMTQQGARLPGERRYQSRERANRNGLEITLTLFNDISELLKSSS
- the tsr gene encoding methyl-accepting chemotaxis protein; its protein translation is MLNRIKIVTSLMLVLAIFGLLQLTSGVLFFNALKNDKENFTVLQTIRQQQSTLNGSWVALLQTRNTLNRAGIRYMMDQSNIGSGATVNDLMQIASASLKQAEKNWADYEALPRDSRQSDADAMEIKRNYDIYHGALAELIQLLGAGKINAFFDQPTQSYQDGFEKQYVNYLQQNDKLYKTAVEDSNSSYSQAIWVLISVLVAVLVVIVAVWLGIKQALISPLNRLIDSIRHIASGDLVKRIDVEGSNEMGELADSLRHMQGELVRTVGDVRNGANAIYSGASEIAMGNNDLSSRTEQQAASLEETAASMEQLTATVKQNAENARQASHLALSASETAQKGGKVVDNVVQTMRDIAGSSQKIADIISVIDGIAFQTNILALNAAVEAARAGEQGRGFAVVAGEVRNLAQRSAQAAREIKSLIEDSVGRVEVGSTLVESAGETMGEIVNAVTRVTDIMGEIASASDEQSRGIDQVGLAVAEMDRVTQQNASLVEESAAAAAALEEQASRLTQAVAVFRIQQEQMKAREFAAAKAVSTPVMARKTATADSGDNWETF
- a CDS encoding APC family permease, encoding MTIHSTHQTSSRVVESGKFKKQLTLTDLTFIGLGAIFGSGWLFAASHVASIAGPAGIASWVIGGIAVLLLGIVYCELGAALPRAGGIIRYPVFSHGELMGYLLGFITLIAFSSLISIEIVAARQYAAAWFPMLTQPGSSDPTLLGWVVQFLLLCFFFGLNYYSVKTFARSNNIISILKFLVPLAVVVTLFTFFKPENLHVQGIAPFGMSGVEAAISAGGIIFAYLGLTPIISVASEVQNPQRTIPVALILSVVLSTIIYVLLQLAFLGSIPTGMLGSGWAEISKQFSLPYRDIAITLGMGWLAFMVVCDAIVSPSGTGNIYMNATPRVIYGWAKAGTFFKAFTHIDKESGIPRPALWLTFAMSIFWTLPFPSWEQLISVVSAALVLSYAIAPVTAAGLRRNAPDLPRPFRVRAFGIIGPVSFVISALIVFWSGWGTLSWLLGLQIVMFVVYVLCKAKVPVHTVSLAQQVKSSLWLIAFYALIMLFSWLGSFGGTGVIGHPWDTVVVAVMSLGIYYWGERTCLPQANFTGDEEE
- a CDS encoding GNAT family N-acetyltransferase, producing MTVPLNITVRPTRCDDVYALPAIERAAGERFRRYPELAWLAEGEVISAEQHLEYAERGQSWLALANDRPVGFILTEAHSSSLFIVELSVDLDWQGKGIGRQLIACVADHARKLGLTSLTLTTFRDVPWNAPFYARLGFEQIAELTPELRQKREDEAAHGLAYESRCAMRLSLN